The window GCGACAGCGAGCCGGAGGGCAGCCTTTACTGAGATCGCGCCCATGCTATCCTTGAGAGGTCGGAGGCATTCTTTATGTTTTCAAAGAGCAAAAGACATCAAAATTTCGGAATTCCGCCTTGACTCTCAAGACGGTATCTACAAGCCCGGCATGAGAATCCGGCCGATAACACAATTGTGCCTTAGGCGCCTTCCGAAGGAGCCTGCCCTGAGCTTGTCGATGGGCGGCGCCTGCATAAAAAGTTTTGTAAGGGGGGTGAAAGGGGGGAAAACTTTTTCAAAAGTTTTCCCCCCTCGCACAATCCTGTCCCTTCTATTTCTTCGACTGCTTGCGGCCCCGCTCCTTCACTTGGCGGACGCGGGACTCGATCCACTCGGGGGTGATTTCCTTATACTGCTCGATGGCGGTGCGCTCCTCGAGTTCCAGGCCTTCCGACAGGGTGGTTGCGTAGCCGCGGTCGATCAAGCGTTTGTATCCGCGGACGATCTTCGGGACGCAGGACAGCATGTCTTTGGCCAGGGCCCTGCAGGTGGGCATCAGTTCTTCGGGGGACGTGACGCGGTTGACCAGCCCCCAGTTGAGCGCCTGTTCGGCGGTGAGAAAGTTACCCGTGAAGGACATCTCCTTTGCGCGCGCGACGCCGATAAGCCGGGCGAGCTTCTGGCTGAGCCCACGGCCCGGTAGGAGACCGACCCGTGCATGCGTGTCCGCGAAGCGGGCTTCCGACGAGGCGATGAGGAGGTCGCACGACAGGGCGACTTCAAGTCCGCCGGTAACGGCGATCCCGTTTACGGCTCCGATGATGGGCCGGTCGAATTCGCGCATTTTTGCAAAAAAATCGCCGTGTTCGCATTCGGGCGTGCCTATGGGAATTATGCCGTCCGTGGACAGTTCCTTCAGGTCAAGGCCT is drawn from Deltaproteobacteria bacterium and contains these coding sequences:
- a CDS encoding enoyl-CoA hydratase; the encoded protein is MDESVLLIEKSEGIATLTLNRPQAMNALSTELRSHLKQAFEELRSDPGIGVVILTGNGRAFCGGLDLKELSTDGIIPIGTPECEHGDFFAKMREFDRPIIGAVNGIAVTGGLEVALSCDLLIASSEARFADTHARVGLLPGRGLSQKLARLIGVARAKEMSFTGNFLTAEQALNWGLVNRVTSPEELMPTCRALAKDMLSCVPKIVRGYKRLIDRGYATTLSEGLELEERTAIEQYKEITPEWIESRVRQVKERGRKQSKK